A window of the Mesorhizobium opportunistum WSM2075 genome harbors these coding sequences:
- a CDS encoding acyl-CoA dehydrogenase family protein has translation MPDRSFLNWPFFEDRHRELAENLESWCQQNLPVDHHDVDAACRELVTKLGRDGWLKPTALDTDNPGPLDVRTLCITRETLARHDGLADFAFAMQGLGTGALSLFGTPEQQQWLSKTRAGKAISAFALSEPRSGSDVANTEMTATRDGDGYVLTGEKTWISNGGIADLYVVFARTGEAPGAKGLSAFLVPGDAKGLGIAERLEVIAPHPLARLSFDQVRLPASALIGKPGDGFRIAMSVLDVFRSTVGAAALGFARRALDESIKRVAERKLFGAPMGELQMVQGHIADMALDVDAAALLIYRAAWTKDMGAARVTREAAMAKLFATDKAQEVIDKAVQLHGGNGVRKGHIVESLYREIRALRIYEGASDVQKVVIARQVMGAA, from the coding sequence ATGCCTGACCGTTCCTTCCTCAACTGGCCCTTCTTCGAAGACCGCCACCGGGAACTGGCCGAAAACCTCGAATCCTGGTGCCAACAAAACCTCCCCGTCGATCACCACGACGTCGACGCCGCCTGCCGCGAACTCGTGACGAAACTTGGCCGCGACGGCTGGCTGAAACCGACGGCACTCGACACCGACAATCCCGGACCACTCGACGTGCGCACTTTGTGCATCACGCGCGAGACGCTGGCGCGGCATGACGGGTTGGCGGATTTCGCCTTCGCCATGCAAGGATTGGGCACTGGCGCGCTCAGCCTGTTCGGCACGCCGGAGCAGCAGCAATGGCTTTCGAAGACACGCGCCGGCAAGGCGATTTCGGCCTTCGCCCTGTCGGAACCGCGCTCTGGCTCGGATGTCGCCAACACGGAGATGACGGCGACCCGCGACGGCGACGGCTATGTCCTTACGGGCGAAAAAACCTGGATTTCCAACGGCGGCATCGCCGATCTCTATGTCGTCTTTGCCCGCACCGGCGAGGCGCCGGGAGCCAAGGGGCTTTCCGCCTTTCTCGTGCCAGGCGACGCCAAAGGGCTTGGCATCGCCGAGCGTCTCGAAGTGATCGCGCCGCATCCGCTGGCGCGGCTGTCCTTCGACCAGGTGCGCCTGCCGGCCTCCGCACTGATCGGCAAGCCCGGCGACGGCTTCCGTATCGCCATGTCGGTGCTCGACGTGTTCCGTTCGACAGTCGGCGCGGCGGCGCTCGGCTTTGCCCGCCGCGCGCTGGATGAGAGCATCAAGAGGGTGGCCGAACGCAAGCTGTTCGGCGCGCCGATGGGCGAACTGCAGATGGTGCAGGGACACATCGCCGACATGGCGCTCGACGTCGATGCGGCGGCCCTTCTTATCTACCGCGCCGCCTGGACCAAGGACATGGGCGCGGCCCGGGTGACGCGCGAGGCGGCAATGGCCAAGCTGTTCGCCACCGACAAGGCGCAAGAGGTGATCGACAAGGCCGTGCAGCTGCATGGCGGCAACGGGGTCCGCAAAGGCCATATCGTCGAAAGCTTGTATCGCGAGATCCGCGCGCTGCGCATCTATGAGGGCGCCTCGGACGTGCAGAAAGTGGTCATCGCGCGGCAAGTGATGGGCGCGGCCTGA
- a CDS encoding MarR family winged helix-turn-helix transcriptional regulator, with protein sequence MVAGPLPAPSGPGKDRLRLWIRLLRASRTIEAELRERLKKDFNTTLPRFDVMAALYRAPEGMLMSDLSRFLLVSNGNVTGIVDRLVSEGLVARARRNGDRRTSMVRLTDEGTKSFATIAAAHEGWIGELLGKVSEDDARRLTGMLTSFRSNWEGRE encoded by the coding sequence ATGGTAGCCGGCCCCCTGCCCGCGCCATCGGGACCCGGCAAGGACCGCTTGCGCCTGTGGATCAGGCTGCTGCGTGCCTCGCGCACCATCGAGGCCGAACTGCGCGAGCGGCTGAAGAAGGACTTCAACACGACGCTGCCGCGTTTCGACGTAATGGCCGCACTTTATCGCGCCCCGGAAGGCATGCTGATGAGCGACCTGTCGCGCTTCCTTTTGGTGTCCAACGGCAATGTCACCGGCATTGTCGACCGGTTGGTCTCGGAAGGGCTGGTGGCCCGCGCGCGCCGCAACGGCGACCGCCGCACCTCGATGGTGCGGCTGACCGATGAAGGCACCAAATCCTTTGCCACCATCGCCGCCGCGCATGAGGGCTGGATCGGTGAACTGCTGGGCAAGGTCAGCGAGGACGACGCGCGACGGCTGACAGGCATGCTGACCTCATTCCGCAGCAACTGGGAGGGACGCGAATGA
- a CDS encoding enoyl-CoA hydratase family protein, whose amino-acid sequence MTGMAGLKPKHFLWEVEGRIAKVRLDRPERKNPLTFDSYAELRDTFRDLVYADDVDAVVFLSNGGNFCSGGDVHDIIGPLVKMDMKELLAFTRMTGDFVKAMLNCGKPIIAAVDGVAVGAGAIIAMSSDIRIATPEAKTAFLFTRVGLAGCDMGACAILPRIIGQGRAAELLYTGRTMTAAEGERWGFYNRLVDAAALEADALDMAARIVSGPTFAHGITKTQLNQEWSMGLDQAIEAEAQAQAICMQTRDFERAYKAFVAKEKPVFEGD is encoded by the coding sequence ATGACCGGGATGGCCGGGCTCAAGCCGAAGCATTTCCTGTGGGAAGTCGAGGGCAGGATCGCCAAGGTCCGGCTCGACCGGCCGGAGCGCAAGAATCCGCTGACCTTCGACAGCTATGCGGAACTGCGCGACACGTTCCGCGACCTCGTCTATGCCGACGATGTCGATGCCGTCGTGTTCTTGTCCAACGGCGGCAATTTCTGCTCCGGCGGCGATGTCCACGACATTATCGGTCCGCTGGTCAAGATGGACATGAAAGAGCTCCTGGCCTTCACCCGCATGACCGGCGATTTCGTCAAGGCGATGCTCAACTGCGGCAAGCCGATCATCGCGGCGGTCGACGGCGTCGCGGTCGGCGCCGGCGCCATCATCGCCATGAGCTCCGATATCCGCATCGCCACGCCGGAAGCCAAGACCGCCTTCCTGTTCACCCGCGTCGGCCTCGCCGGCTGCGACATGGGCGCCTGCGCGATCCTGCCGCGTATCATCGGCCAGGGCCGTGCCGCTGAACTGCTCTACACCGGCCGCACGATGACGGCCGCCGAGGGCGAGCGCTGGGGTTTTTACAACCGGCTGGTGGATGCCGCCGCGCTTGAGGCCGATGCCCTCGACATGGCGGCGCGGATCGTCTCCGGTCCGACCTTCGCCCACGGCATCACCAAGACGCAGTTGAACCAGGAATGGTCGATGGGCCTCGACCAAGCGATCGAGGCCGAAGCGCAGGCGCAGGCGATCTGCATGCAGACGCGCGATTTCGAGCGCGCCTACAAGGCGTTCGTGGCCAAGGAAAAGCCGGTGTTCGAGGGGGATTGA
- a CDS encoding RidA family protein, with the protein MHEILQPAGWAKPVGYANGVAARGRLVFVGGQVGWNGQCQFETDDFVGQVKQTLANIVAVLAEAGATPQHITSMTWYFTDKAEYLANLRGIGEAYREVIGRHFPAMAAMQVMALVEDRAKVEIQATAVIPE; encoded by the coding sequence ATGCACGAGATTTTGCAGCCGGCGGGCTGGGCCAAACCGGTCGGCTACGCCAATGGCGTCGCGGCGCGTGGGCGGCTCGTCTTCGTCGGCGGACAGGTCGGCTGGAACGGGCAGTGCCAATTCGAAACCGACGACTTTGTCGGCCAGGTGAAGCAAACGCTTGCGAATATCGTCGCGGTGCTGGCCGAGGCGGGCGCCACGCCCCAGCACATCACCTCGATGACCTGGTATTTCACCGACAAGGCCGAATATCTGGCCAATCTCAGGGGGATCGGCGAGGCCTACCGCGAGGTGATCGGCCGGCATTTTCCGGCGATGGCCGCCATGCAGGTGATGGCGCTGGTCGAGGACCGCGCCAAGGTGGAGATCCAGGCGACGGCGGTGATTCCGGAATAA